TGTATTTGTAATTGTTGCTTGACTTGGCTGAGATGCATCAATAACTGTTGCTTGACTTGGCTGAGCTGGTGGTGTCACCTTGCAAGTTAACTTGTTATGGCCAACCTTCTTGCACCTAGAACACTTAATAATAAAACCTGTCCTTCTCAACTTTTTGTCACTCCCATCAATCTCTCCTTGCTCAAGATTTCTTTGTTTCTTTGGTCTACCAGGCATCTTCCTATACTTAGGTGGCTGAACATCTGGATATGGAGTCCTGACCCACAAATTAGACCCATTCACCGGGTAGAGAACATGCTTGTATACTGCCTTGTAAGCAAAAACCCTATAGTAGTCAGGAATGTAATCATCAACCTTAAAATTCCTACTCTTCATGGATGCCATTGCATGGACACAAGGGAGACCTGTTAGCTCCCATCTTCTACATGAGCAACGCAAATCCTTCAGATTCACACTGAATGTCTCAGCTGGGTTTTCCAAATGCCTCACTTCAAATATATGCTCATATGCCATTCTACAATAACAATAGCTGCAATTAATAGACAATACTTAACAATACATAACAACACTAATATGCAATACTCAATCATACCTTACAAGCCACATGTTGGTAAAATTGCTAGCTATTTCCAGTTTCTTTCTAATGTTAGGTAAAATCTCATTACCAGATACATCTTGGAACCTCATTCTATTTTTTGCGCATCTCTCCATGAGGTAAGTTCTGATCTCTTCAAGCATTGTCACAAGTGGTTTTCCTCTAGAGTCAAGAATTACACTGTTAAATGACTCAGACATGTTGTTGAGCACAACATCACATTTGTTGGTTGTCCTAAAATAGGATCTACTCCAAAACCTTGGTGGAGTCTTCATCATATGGAGATATGCTTCTGCATTGGTCAGTCTCATTCTTTTCATCTCTCTTTCCCAAGCTTGAGCATATGTTGACTTTGCTGTCTTCTAGATAACTTCCTTCAACATCTTTCCAGGAAATCTTTTCCTAAAATTATTGTACAAGTGTCTAACACAAAATCTTTGTTCCACATTGGGCAACAACTCATCCATTGCAGGTAATAGCCCCTGAAAATGAAAGTTTACATCACATAAATAATAAGTTTGCATTACAGAAATAGTAAGTTTGCAACACATAAATATACAATGAGGAAGTTGTACATTACCTTTTGTTGGTCTGAAATGAAAGTGTAGGTTAAACACTCATTAGCACCTCCTAAGTCAGCAATCAACAACTCCAAAAACCAAGTCCAGCTATCCTTATTTTCACTTTCCACCACAGCATATGCTATAGGAAGCATTTGATCATTAGGATCCCTTCCTATAGCTGCCAGAATTTGGCCCCCACAGAGTCCCTTCAGAAAGCAGCCATCCAATCCTATAACATGTCTACTTAGTTTGAAGCTTTCTTTACAAGCTGCATAACAAATGTATAGCCTTTTAAAATATGGTCTTTGGTCATCAACACCTTCAGGAACAGGGTCCACATTCATCTTAATTGTAGATCCTGAATTTGCTTTCAACAATTCATGACAATAGTCATACATCCTATTGTAATCCCCCAAAAATGACCCATCAACCTTATCCCTGGCAGCCACTCTTGCTCTTATTGCCTTGGTCTTGTTTATCCCCACATTCCACTTTCTCAAAGCCTTTTCTTTTATATCCTTAACCTTCAACCTAGGATTGTTTTTCAATGAGTTCTGAATTCTCTTGCTCAACCACTTTGTAGATAGCAACTTCGCATTGTACTCCCTACAACAATTATGTTCATCAATTATCTTTCTTACTTGCCAAGAATCCCCATCTGGTAACTTGCTACAGTAGAGCTCCCATTGACAGCCACCCTTACATCTTACCCTTACTCTTTTCTTGTCATTCTTTATGAACTTCAAATCTCTACCATTCTGCACAGCATATGATATCACTGCATCCTTAATGTCACTCTTGGAAGTGAAATACATACCAAGCTCCCATTTGTAGTTGGAcatatctttcttttctttgtaaaATGGGTACTTCTTCCTATTAATTCCACTACTGGCATCACTATCACAGCCACTTTGAAGATCATCACTGTCATTATCACTCCCTTTACACTCTCCTGTATCTTTCATGTGCTTCTTTTTCCCACTAGACTTTCCATCACTGTCATATGAAATGAGATCAGCAAGTTCATCTTCATCTATGTCATCATAATCATCAGATTCATCCTCAAATGATACCTCAAGGGCACTATCATACTGAAAGTTCTCATCCTCACTATCATCATCACTTTCATCATGAACCTCACCACTATCATCAATATTTCCTCCAGTTATATTAGCAACTCCTTCTTCAACAGCAACATTTCCACCATTCAAATCAACTTCCCCTTCTTCTACAACATTATCACCATTCAACCCAACTTCCCCTTCTTCCACACCAACATTGTCAGCATTCATCTGATCCAATTTATTAGCTATTTCATCATGTAACTGATTAAGAAACTTTTCAACCTCATCTACAggctcaacaacaacatcatccacTGGTCCATCATAAAACTCAGGTTGAGACAGTGTGTGTTCAATGTAAATGTCAACACTTTGGTGCACCCTGTAAAGGTCTGCAATTTCTAAAGCACCTGTGTCATCAACTAGCAAATTCATACCTAATTGTGGATCCTTGTAATACATTTTCTCAAAGTCCCTATAACCTAAGTCTTTCAAAACACCTACTAACTCAAAATAACTCCATTTATCAGCATCTACTTTCAAATTATCAACCACGCCTCCCTCGTACACACTAAAATCAGAGTCAACGAAATGACCACCATGGTGAATTTTCAGTTCAAGGATTTCGTCCATGCTCACCTAACACAGTTCATTAACAATATTTCAACCCTAAATCTACAGAAAGCCCTAaataaacaaaaccctaaatctaGTTAAACCCTAAATTATATCAATACCTAATAACGTGCAGAAAATACTTACCTGGTATAGTGCCTTCGTCTTCAATCGTATGTGCTTCCTCTTTGTTGCAACCGCTCATTCTCCttcttcgtattcagcttctctTGTTCGCAGTCGCCTTCAGCTTCTCCTTCTTCGTTTTGCTACTACTGAATGAGGGTTGATTGAGGATTATAATATCATTATGTGTACACGTAACCATTTTTATGCCATCTGGAATCCTCTTGACCACGTCATCACACAATTTGCCATCTAGACGCTTTTCTGACCTTTGGCTAACGTTTCAGTAACGGAAGGACAAACATGATTACATTTAGAAATTTAAAGGACCAAATTGACACGAAAATTAATTGAGGGACCAAAGTGAACCAGAGGGCAAACTTAAGGGACCAAACAGGGTATTTTgcctttataaaataatatagtatGGTAATTATATAACACTTTAATGAACATGACAtgacatacattttatgtttaaaagtattactttcattttaatttaatttaaacataatttataGTTTGTAAATATTTATCAAACTTACATAGTTTTGAAACTCCCTAAAAAAAACTACAGagatattaatgttttaaaacaaGACAAAACGTCAACTAATCTGTTATATAACCGTAcccaaaaaaggaaaaataaaaatgaaagaagtaAGAGTAGAAGACCAGAAAAGGAAAACTTATAAAGACTTGAATTATATCTGCTGTAACTACTTGACGAAGTTTCACACAAGTAGTAATCAAGACCCTTGGATTGATCAGACGGTCGCAATATTTGAATAATAACACTTGAGACCCACCGACGGTATAGTACACTCACATTTTCTCGCGTTCATTACAGTCTGAAATACAGTATATCACACGTGTCAGACGCACGTGCTATCAATTTGTCTCAGTGAGTCTCTCAGAGTTAAaaccttgtctctctctctctctctgagtgACAGTGTCAACTCAACTCAATCTTCTTCATTTGCTGCATCCAAGTAGCCACAAACTCTCACAGTGGTGAACTCAACTTCAACAATCAATCACAGATCTTCAAAACCAATGTAATGCTTCCAATTCTTTACTACTTCTTTTACAATCTTGAAACACTCTTTCATGGACTCTGATTGAATcactaattttgattttattctttattGATTCTGATTCACAAATTAAATCTTTCATGTTTCAGCTTCAACCATTATTGCACAATTGCTTTTTTTGGTGCTGAATTTAGTGTATTCCTAAAAAGGGATTTTTGATAGGGTTAAGCTTCTTAGTGATTGATATATGAATCATGATTGTTGAGGAAAGCAGTAATAGAGCTGAATTTCAGTCTGGTTTAGCTAAACTATCTTCATTAAGATCAGCTGGTACTGGTACTTTTAAATCAACATTATCTGGAAGATCGACTCCAAGAAGTAATTCTCCTTCGTTTCGAAGATTGAATTCGAGTCGAACGCCGAGGAAGGATGGAAGGGGTTTTGGTGGTTCGGTGTTGTTTCGGAGCAATCGCGTGTTGTTATGGTTGCTTTTGATTACTCTATGGGCTTATCTTGGGTTTTTTGTTCAGTCTAGGTGGGCTCATAGTGATAAGAAAGAGGAGTTTTCTGGATTTGGGACGGGGCCGAGGAATACGGGCGCAGACGCTGATCCGACGAGTGTTCGACGTGATTTGATTGCTAGTGATGAGTCTTTGTCTGTTAATAATGGTACAGTTAGAAATAAAGATGGGATTGGTAGAACAATAAATGTGGCTCTGGCTTTGGCTAAGAAAGAAAATGATGATAATAGTGATGGTTCGTCTCGTCGTAAAACGAGTTCGAAGAAAAAGAGCAGGCGATCTTCGAAAGGTAAAGGTCGTGGTAAGAAAAAACCGACAGTGGAAATAAAGAACAACACTATAGAGGAGCAGGAACCAGAAATTCCTCAAACCAATAGTACATATGGGTTGCTTGTTGGTCCGTTTGGTTCGATAGAGGATAGGATTTTGGAATGGAGTCCTCAGAAACGTTCTGGGACATGTAATAGGAAGGGGGACTTTGCGCGTCTGGTTTGGTCCAGAAGATTTATCTTGGTGTTCCATGAGCTTTCCATGACCGGAGCTCCGCTTTCAATGATGGAGTTGGCGACAGAGCTTTTGAGCTGTGGAGCCACTGTTTCAGCTGTTGCACTTAGCAGGAAGGGTGGTTTGCTGTCTGAGCTTTCTAGAAGGCGGATCAAGGTGCTGGAGGACAAAGCAGAGCTCAGCTTCAAAACTGCAATGAAAGCTGATCTCGTAATTGCTGGTTCCGCTGTATGTGCATCATGGATTGGTATGAAAAGATTGATTATGATTAACTATGATTATCGTTTATTCTTTCCTTTATTATTGGGTATAGTTTCTATAGATTGTTTTGCTGTTACTATTTTTGCTCTTCAAGTAGAAATTATCAATATGAGTTTGTAAATGCTTTTACTGTCTTAATACAAACCCTTTGTTTTCTTATGTCTCTAGAAAAATATATTGAACGTTTTCCTGCGGGAGGGAGTCAAGTTGCTTGGTGGGTTATGGAAAATCGTCGAGAGTACTTCGATCGTTCAAAGGGTGTCTTGCACAGAGTAAAGATGTTGGTGTTTCTATCTGATTCGCAATCTAAACAATGGCTAAAATGGTGTGAAGAAGAAAACATAAAACTGAGATCTCAACCCGAAATTGTGCCtttgtctgttaatgatgaactAGCATTTGTAGCTGGCATTCCCTCTACACTTAACACTCCATCCTTTAGTACTGAT
Above is a window of Vicia villosa cultivar HV-30 ecotype Madison, WI unplaced genomic scaffold, Vvil1.0 ctg.000175F_1_1, whole genome shotgun sequence DNA encoding:
- the LOC131624935 gene encoding uncharacterized protein LOC131624935; translation: MSESFNSVILDSRGKPLVTMLEEIRTYLMERCAKNRMRFQDVSGNEILPNIRKKLEIASNFTNMWLVSYCYCRMAYEHIFEVRHLENPAETFSVNLKDLRCSCRRWELTGLPCVHAMASMKSRNFKVDDYIPDYYRVFAYKAVYKHVLYPVNGSNLWVRTPYPDVQPPKYRKMPGRPKKQRNLEQGEIDGSDKKLRRTGFIIKCSRCKKVGHNKLTCKVTPPAQPSQATVIDASQPSQATITNTSHPSQATVTNTSQPTSTQVPATQSSASTQAYMSATQSSREKQVTGQCSRGNAGNNKSSKVDGKLQKLGVRRPFVAPGPTTRLSAAKNVIGPTTRRTTPTKRLPSKKIT
- the LOC131624951 gene encoding uncharacterized protein LOC131624951, yielding MIVEESSNRAEFQSGLAKLSSLRSAGTGTFKSTLSGRSTPRSNSPSFRRLNSSRTPRKDGRGFGGSVLFRSNRVLLWLLLITLWAYLGFFVQSRWAHSDKKEEFSGFGTGPRNTGADADPTSVRRDLIASDESLSVNNGTVRNKDGIGRTINVALALAKKENDDNSDGSSRRKTSSKKKSRRSSKGKGRGKKKPTVEIKNNTIEEQEPEIPQTNSTYGLLVGPFGSIEDRILEWSPQKRSGTCNRKGDFARLVWSRRFILVFHELSMTGAPLSMMELATELLSCGATVSAVALSRKGGLLSELSRRRIKVLEDKAELSFKTAMKADLVIAGSAVCASWIEKYIERFPAGGSQVAWWVMENRREYFDRSKGVLHRVKMLVFLSDSQSKQWLKWCEEENIKLRSQPEIVPLSVNDELAFVAGIPSTLNTPSFSTDKMIEKKQLLRESVRKEMGLTDNDMLVISLSSINPGKGQLLLLESASSVVEHIQLEDGKKMKKLSNIKEGLSTQARRHRVRKLLPLLKKGKVASNDISSTSISRKKQSLKVLIGSVGSKSNKGDYVKSLLSFLEQHPNTSKSVLWTPSTTQVASLYSAADVYVINSQGLGETFGRVTIEAMAFGLPVLGTDAGGTKEIVEHNVTGLVHPIGRAAGNDVLAQNLQYLLKNQLARKQMGMEGRKKVEKMYLKQHMYKKFVDVIVRCMRSK